The sequence TGATCAAATTCAGTATTTAacaaaatgtttttcttaatttaCTTTTTTCCGaatccatttttttaaaaatataaaataaattacttacTTTTTTTCCGGTTCTAATGGCTCAATCTACCTTAAGATTATTACTCTGATCATTGATCTAATTCTAATGACTCAATGATTTACCACATTAATTCTATAACATTAATTATATACACACTTGGAAGAATGACCCCAATCAAGCTTCATTCTGAATTTAATTTCCAGTTGCTTATAACCAATTTACATACTTGGAAGAATGACCCCAATCAAGcttcatttaaaaaataaataaataacattgacataatgtattaaaaatatttagccCAGATTCTTTTGTTGACTACATATCTATGGTCAATTTGGATACATAAGCaattttacttttaaaaaatatttttttctcttttggCTTCTTAAACCAAACTCATTCATTCTTCCAGTATAATTTGTTCTCATTTTCCCACTCCCAAATTTGAAAGAgctcatttaaaaaaatagtcCCTAGAATTCTCCATCTCATCACCACTGAAAGAGTGTTTTAGAGAGCTTTTACTTATTTTTAAGTGATTTttcttgagattattttaaaGTTGGTCAGATGTTAAAGTAAGTAGTATTTGGAAATGGAATTTTAAAGATTATAAAAGTTAAAGTTTGAGTATTTGGAGAATAATTGCTCAAATCTTGATTTTTAGGTAATGACAGTCATACTCTTAAACTATATAAAATTGATTTCtttcaattatttaaattttgatattcacacaatcaaaaatatatttatataattattattacattataaatattgtatcaaaattaatttattgttttataaTATGAACTcttgaaaaatatataagattgataataataaaatataaaaaatgataaaatttgtATAAATGCAAGAAATATGCATAAAAAAATTCGGAAACtgcaaattatataaaaatacaaaatattatttaaaaactaAATGCTTTTGTAACaaaatatgattaaaattttataattctaAGAAATTATTAAATACTCATACGAGGATATAAAATTAGGCCAAATAAATTAAAGGTATATGATTATGTATtatgataaatattttaaggatatAAATGTCAACTTGTAATTTAAAACTCTAAGCTAAAAAACATAAGCTGAAAAATATCACACTATTGTTTCTAACTTTTGGCTTCATAAACCTTTAAAAGCACTTTCATGTAGCTAAAATCTAAGAAGTATCAAATGCTTCCTAAAaactctcaaaaacactttctaaACCACCGAAATCCATGAACTAGGAGACTGAAGCAAGCAACGACCAGAGACGGAGAGACTGAAGTCAGCAACGAAGCTAGTCACCTTAGGGTTAAGTTTCTTCGAGCTGTGATGTTTTTTCATTGATTTGTCATAATTTTTGTTCGATTTTAATAGTCCATTGTTTGATTTGTCACGGGTTATTGTGTGAAACAAGATAATGTAACAGGGTACATGAGAATGGTTAATTGTGTAAAATATTCAATTAAGGAgtggaaaataaattttacgGTGTCACAGGATCCACATAAAGATTCCTGAAATATTCAATTTATGAAGACTTCAAGAGCAACTTTTCGACAATTTGGCAGTACCAGGGACAGAGATCGCAAGCAATGAAGGACAGTGATATTGGATTAGAGGTGTCAATTCAGGTAGGTCGATGGGTTTGTGTCGAGTTAGCACAAGATATTGCTAAAAATTTCTCAACCGAATCCAACACGAAACCCAACCCGAAAACAGTCAACATGAACCTTGTTAACCCGATCAACACCAACCAactcgatttttttttcaacaaaatcattaaataaaaattcacaaCACGCAATAATAACAGAAATATTTAGTTTTAacacaaaataacaaaatttaagtttatatacaatttatttaaatttaaaagtatagtgtcataaaatttaaaatatatacttgctacaaaaaataaataaatcaaaaattttcagataatgaaaatatgttattgatataataattttttttcaaacataacaatacataaaaatgtatcaaatatttcttgattttatataaaataataataaaatgtttCGTGTAATCTCGGGTCAACCCAAATTGAGCCGAACCGGTTAGTTTTTTGGGATTAGCTTTCGGGTACAACCCAAACCCAAAGAACCTCAACCCTATAGTCCTACACTCATATTTTCGGATCGACTCATATCGAATTGTCAGATTTGGCTCATTTTTCTATACCCCTAGATTCATTTACCTTAAATATCGAAGTTTAAATATTCTTTTCTCAAAAAAGTCAATTTGGTCATTTATATATGAAAATGGTACATGTACACATTGATTTACACATCATATCACACATTACACttgaattataaaattatcatttcaatatatttgaaaaaactaTTTCGGAAATACATTTGGGGTagttatataaaattatttcgGAAATTACTAAATCTCCAAACAGATTCAACAAAGCAAAAACTTTTAATGTGAACGCTCACGAGGGGAATCAAAAACCTTTCTCACACACTATTTCTGATCCTTTCTAAGTTCACCACTAGGTTTGGGGATTTGTTGAATTCTTTGATAGGGATTTCTAGTAAGTGTTTCTCCCCTTAGTGCAGCAACATATCTGTCGTTTGTGTCCTCTTTCCTCTTCAGTTCCGCCAGGTACTCGGCCAGCCGTTCTTGATTAACTCTACCCATCATCTGATCAGCACCATTCCCACAAGATTTTGGCATTGGCATGCAACATGGATCAATATTTGACAGTAATCATCAGGGGATGATGCAAAAGGAAACTAGATGGTAGATAAATATGAGATTCCATGTGACATCTATTTGCAACTTCTCTTAAATGAAAGTGATGCAATATCTTTCGAAAGTCAACGAGAACTGAGCAAGGCAATTCATGAAGGCTGATATTACATCTAATTTCCTCCATCCAATTAGATTATTTTACTCTTGATCTATAAGGTTTTCATATAATCAGATCACATGAAAATGCACATAGTCAACGATATAAGCCACCAAAAGTAACATAGTAAAATGATTTAAACTTAGACGACGCTCGATTGCACTAGTAAGAGAGATTAAATTTTTCAGGTTCCAAAATTTTTAGCATCATCTATCCAAAAATCCATAGAATCAGGGGCCTGAAAAACAGATGTAACTTGGTGCAGCACAATCTATGTTTTCTTTTTGAATATTTCACCTAATTAACACGGTTTCTGGGAATTTCAAAGCAGGAGAGATGCTGGACAAAATACATCGAATAGGGTTCACAACTAACTGCTGAATCAAACGCATAAAAATTAATGTTTCCCGTTACATATCATGGAGCAGAGGGATCTACACACGATCGATTGTTTAACTAGGGAGAATCCTGAAGGGATCGAGGGGAAGCAGAGGTGTTACCATGGAATCGGGTCGGGCGGATTGGCGGAGCTTGGCTTCAAGTTCAGGGTTGCTAGAATTGGTAAACTGCATGACACAATAGCCAATCACCCCCGGAACGACGCCGCACACGGTGGCGAAGGCGAAGAAGAAAGGCTTGGAATCTCTTGTCTTCCTGACCAGCCATCTCCATGTCTGGCTCTTCTCCCACAGAAGCGACATGCCCCCACTTTAGTTTCAACCCACCTTTTTCCATTTCGTTTCTTTAAAGCATGGGATTGAAATGGGCTGGGCCACGCGTAGTCCAACAAACAAGCCCAATTACTTTGGATGGACTCCCGCAATGAACAAAACTAACAAAAAATATGGAATTGATTTTGGATTATGTCGATGTAgacaattattttatattaagatataaaataatgtttatggtttttgACGGTTGTCCAAAGGCGCAAAAGAAAGGGTCTTTCGGCAAAGAAAAAAGAGACTCACTATATGGGCCTTAATCTTATCAACAAAACTTGTTTAGTCCCACTATCCAgcttaattaaaacaatatAATGAACTAATATTCCAATTCCATTAATATTTTTGTTCGTTGCTTCTAAGTTATTAAAGAGTCCCAGCACAACTTATTTTaacgataaaaaaaatataaaaatactcAGATTGTAGAGAGGGAAACACGAGTTTTAAAAGAACAAGATGGCCTTATAGATTCCACGTTGTTACTAATTCCCTCAAACTAGTGAAAATCTGGATCAAGTTGGTACGTAATGTGAATGGGCGGGGAGAGGGAGAGGGTGGCAGTCTTTAATTCCAGCAGTCAAAGATAGGGTTCAATGATTATGATTTCGTCATTTGGTctatgaaaaattatatttcaaggAAAGAAATAAAAAGTAGGGTAAATGAGGATGGTGGGACACCACATACATTTCACagggataaaaaaaaataatcaaaaggtAAAAAGCAAGTTAGCCATGACGGGGAGCCAGGTAGTATTGTTCCTTCTGCATCcacctttttttttaatttttgcatcCATTAATTTCCCAAGTGCATATGTTGGATCCACTTAATATTATTTCACACGATCTATATTGGTTTTGAGCAATGGTTTGGTTCGGAATATTGAAATACtgtcaaatatatattatacaaCATAGTTTAACATTTAGcaacaaatatattttaaaatttgtcagaaaagaaaagaaaagggcATCAAGTCATGCTTTGCAATAGATTGTTTAATAATTAACACGATGAGTTGTGGGGAAGGGGTCGGTGAGTTGGGCCAGGCAGGCTTTATGCGGGTCCCTTTAGTTTTGTTAGTTAATGAGCAGACAAAAGCATTGAAGCTTCTGTGTTTTCACATATTCATTACTAGCCCAGAATCTTGTAAAGCATACTTCCaattatatgtatatgtatgctATGTACGTTAATTTTaactaaataaaatgattaattaGTCTCCAAatctcaaaaataaaatattaattacttGACCACACAACTCTTCTCCAAGATTTTACATTTCATTCGCTCACACGTAGCTCCCATTGATCAGAATTAACATAGCCAGCCAgatgaaataaaatttaatggCCATAGGAGTTAAAATTAGAAAACTACAGTCTACACATAGAGCCTGATGATTACTAAAGCTCATGTTTACTAAAGCTAATGTGAATGAATGCCAACTAATATAATGCATAAAGACAAAAATTGGGATGATGTCTACTTTTGTGCATGTCTTTAATCCCCTAACCGCTAGTGGGTATCTACAAGACACTAGAATATAAAAAATATCTTTTAGTGCCATGCAATCCTGTTGGAACTTGGAGACGATACTATAAATTCGACATTTAATTCCCAAACTAATCCCTCCAATTCCTGCACATTATAAGGTCATCATAGAGAAATTAACGAGAATCAAGACTATGGGAGCAATGACACTTCCTCCAGGATTCAGATTCCATCCCACGGATGAGGAGCTGGTTGCCTACTATCTCGATCGGAAAATCAGCGGTGGGATCATCGAGCTCGACGTCATCCCAGAAGTCGATCTCTATAAATGTGAACCGTGGGATTTACCAGGTAATCATAATCATCGATCAGATTCAGTCATATAATCTCAACCCAGCCTAGCTAGCTATCAATTAAAATGTGCATTAATTGTTttataacataatatatataacatttcaACAGATAAATCATTGTTGCCGAGTAAAGACATGGAATGGTACTTTTACAGTCCCCGAGACAGGAAATATCCCAATGGTTTGAGGACGAACAGGGCAACCCGGGCCGGTTACTGGAAAGCCACCGGAAAAGATCGGGCCGTGCACTCAGGGAAGCGGGCCGTCGGCATGAAGAAGACATTGGTGTACTACAAAGGGAGAGCACCTCATGGCATTAGAACTGATTGGGTGATGCATGAGTATCGTCTCTTACATTTCGCTTCAGGAGCCGAGTCCCCCCTCCaggtaatatatatattcattcatCGACTCATGATCTTATATATAGTCGATGaatcatatataattaaatGTGACGGTGCAGGATTCCTATGCACTCTGTAGGGTATTCAAGAAGAACATGGTAATTGTCCCCAAACCGAAGGAGACCCTCGACCAATTGTCGAGAGATAATTATGACAATATCTCCTCCGCGGAAACCTCCCGAGATGAAACTGCTTACGACGAAAACATCATTAAAGACCACGAAATGAGTTCGAAATTCCATCCATCTTCTTCATCGGAGCTCACACAAGGGACAACGACACCGATGATTTCCGCCGACGACCATTTGTTCCCTCACTACTTCAAATCCCATGAAGTCAACAGCTCGGCCAATCAATTTTATTTTCCAGAATTAGacaacatatcaaatttcatatctcAGGTGATTAGCATGTTATAAAGAAATGTTACGTACGTAGCTTATATTTAATCGATAGGTTCCAAAAATAGTACCCCGGAATGATTCGTTGGGCCTGCAGTGTCTTCCTTTAGTATAAAGTTACAAAAGTAGAATTATGGCAACGGACTCAACATCTTTTTATGATCATGCTATCCCCcaacactttattccttaccacTTCAACACTTTGGCcgattcataaaataatttgatgTACGTCCATGCAGGATGCGAGGATTCCAAGCAATATTTACAGTGCTGGTATGGAAGTGGAAACTCCTTGTCCACCATTAGCCCTTGAGGACTTCCCTGAAATTGATTTAGCAACGGCGAACTCGATTAGCGAGTATATGAGTTGCGACAGATTCCGGACCACGGCGACAACATTGGAAGATATTTTTTCCATATGCAACAACTTCAGCTACCAAAATTAATCACCAAGACATGCGTGCGAGCAGCTAGCAAGTGAATTTCTTTAATTTTTCCCCCTCATTATAATCATACTAATTGTAATATTGAAACTGAAAAGGTAGTTATTTGAAAACagaggatatatatatatatatatctatatatatatatggatacaTGGCCTAGGGAAtctatgtttatttgatttattagtGTTATTCTCTCTGGAAAGTTTTATTTACTTTCATAACCGGAATTCAAGATGTCAAACGTATCTTGGAGCTTAGCATTTATTTCTCAAAATAGTATTTTGAACCATATCCACATAAAATTTTGTGATTTCTAGAAGCTTGATGAATACCAGAAAAAGTTTATACTAaatgtaagaaaaaaaaaaggagggggggggggggggggaatccGAGCTGttaaaaggaaaaaaacaaaatggaacaaaattaaacctaaaaaaaaaaattaacaaaggCCCATGCTCCTACcaatatatttcagatttgagaaTTGATTAACTTGCTATAATTTTGATACCACAGCATCCTCTACGTACTCCACATTAGGGGAtccatatatacacacacatattcaAATATGGCAATGTACACTTGGAGTGTTCGCTTATTAGGGAGTTTGCAAGGCACCCACAATAAGTGGGGAATGGATCCCCTACTGTGGCCCTTGCCACAGTAGGGGATGCTGTGGTGTCAAAACACACCACAGCAacatttctctttttttttttttctatatattTTGATTCCACCTTctcttttgttttctttttttaccttttttttaatacagtctaattttttatttttattttatattttcaatttttcttgtatcaatttttttgttataatttatctttttacaatatataatataataatataccaattgattaaatatgtcaatatagaaacaaaaataaataattatatgttttactttgaaaataaataaatttggtaaccaaacaattttaaaaaattgaaatacaaaTGTTCAAAAAAATCGAATGCTTTATATTCAAATATTCTCCTCCCctgttgtaattttttttaaaatgaatagaaaaaaggactaaaaaaaagaataatcaaACATGTGAAAActgagtaaaaataaaacacaaactATGTCTtccttccaaaagaaagaaaaacaaaatgccaaaaaaaataaaaaaaaattccaaaaatttaaataaaacaaataaaatatataaaaaaatagcctaaaaaaattttaaaaatgaaaatttttagaGGGAATAAAAGAAAGATGAAAACtaaaagcccaaaaatggaagaatataaaatatataaaaaaaaataggcttaaaaatttttaaaaatgaaaattttgaaaagaatTTAAAGATAGATGGAAACTAAAGCCCAAAAAGctgaaaaaattgaaataaaataaaatatatataaaaaatacctAAAAATTGTGCAGTTATGCTAAAAATTGTCATTATAAATTATAACAAGAAAATTTGaaaagataaaaatatatatatatatttaaaaaaagtaaaaaaattatgatatataaaaaaagtaaaacaaaaaagaaaacaaaaagttAAAAAGaatgaatttaaaatatataaaaacaaaaaacatttaaaaaaaatgtgttgTGCATGTCATTTCACACCACAACACCCAACATCATTTATTAAATATCTATATCTCAAATATCTCACATCACACAATCAAATACCCTACAAAACATTACTACCTTTTTATTTTccctttaaataaaatattttacaaattttattttataacggTCCGTTCGTAAATTTAAAtggttatatttattttaataaaatattatttttttttatataataaactatatatatatatatatatatatatatatatatatatatatatatattaaagctGAACAAAAAAGAGGGTCTCAATCAGATTGAGGCCCCCTACTGCACGCGCGCATTATGAATTTATGAGGCGTTCCTGttaattggaaaaaaaaaaaaaaaaaaaaattggtacgGGGAAACAAAATGTTGTGGAAAACATTTTGTATGGTGGACATTTGGGAAGATATTTATCCCCAAAATGTCCACTATTGTGGGTGCTCTTAAAGGTATCCCGTGCATAATTCAATTGCTACAGAAAATGTatgttcaatgaaaattagacGGGAAATTCCCACAATATTGAACGTTTGGCCGCAAATTTACGGATACCGGTGGTTATTATATCAACTAAACATTATATTGTCCTTTAGGTATTAATCTATTCGGATTTGTCATGGACAATAATTAATGCACAAATGTGTTGGTGATCGCATCTGATTGTCCTTTATGTAATTAATAACTAATAATAAATGGTAATTGATTTTTCAATACGCGTTTTCAAACTTGTAATCGCTCATATTACACCttcaattaattatttgattatctcatatatatcacATGCATGAGAGAAGATGTTTAAATTTTGACAGAAAAAAATACACAAGGATAGATGCATCATATTATTTGATTATCTAACTTGAGAGAAGAAACATACATAACTCACAAAACAAAAGTTTGAGAGACGATTATGAATCATGCATGATAATATAAATAGGATAAATCAATAAGAACATTATATTAATTTGAATATTGCATAAAAATGATTATCCCACCATTAAAAGTTTtcagttttccaacaaatttTTTCACACTTCATCTTTGATATCTACGAATATTGAAGGCGCATATATCAAAGATTAAGTGAGAAAGAATTCGTTGAAAAGCCGAAAACTTCTAATCCCACCATACCATGAATTGATCCTAAATCAAACTCCCAACTtcaaaacaaataataataGATTCAGATCACTTCATATTAATTCTCCTCTTCTTCCTCCATGGTGTCGCACAATTTTCTGCCTCTAGTTTCAGGCAGCCACAAGACAAACAAACCGCATAAAGAAACCGTCACTCCAAACACGCCATAAGACATAAACCCATTATTCTTTCTTCCGGCAGCCACAAGCACCGGGCTGAGAACTCCGCCAACCACCAGCGCCTGCCGCACCATCGACACCGCCGAGTTCCTCACGCACGTAGGAAACAATTCCAGCGTGTAAATCAGGACCACATTGAAAGCCGTGCACGCACTAAAAAAAGAAACCAATTCCAGCCCCATTTGAACCCCTTTCCTGCTCACCAAAACACATGCAACGCTGCAAATTCCGCTCAGCATCGACAGTCCCAGCACCGAAACCTTCCTGTTCAGCTTCCCTATAAGCAAAAAGGTTATCAGCGACGCCGGGAATTCCGACGCTGCGTTTAAAGTGACGCTCAAGTATAGATCAAAAGACAAATTGCCCAGTCCCAAAGGCATGCCGTAGTAAATCATGCCGATCCCGAATCCCACCACCATGACGGCCAAGAGTTGCCGCAAGGCCCAGCCTTTCCTCAGCAAGATCTTCATGGCAGCGTATATATCGGTCTCCCGAGGCTTAATCTCTTCCGGCCACTGCATGCACCCGTCAATAAAGCTCTTCGTTAAGTTGCTTTCATGCACGGCCATACTTCTGACCGTCGCAGCAAATTCATCTTTCCTCCCCTCGATGAATAGCCATCTAGGAGACTCTCTGACCAAGAAATACGCCAAAAACGAATAAATGATAGCTGGAAAACAACTCCAAATGTACATTAATCTCCACGAAGAACCTTTAAGCAGGAACGCCATCGCCGGGAGAGAAAGAAATCCAAGAGTGAAGTAGATGAATCCAAGGATCCCAACTTTTTCTCTCCATCTCTTCCCCACTCGCTCGGCTGCCAAAACCAGCGCGCATGTCCCGATTGTGGATCGGCCTAAACCGCTGAGAAAACGCAAACCGGCATACATCCATACATTCATCGAACAAGCGGTTAACATTCCAGTTACAGACATTAATAAACAAGATGAAACAAGCATGTTCTTTCTCCCCAGCCTTGAATCTGCTAATATAGCCAGCGTGAACCCACCTGCCAAACAACctaagaagaaagaagaagccGGAAGGCCCATTGTAACAGATCCCGCACACTCGAGAGACCATTCGGAAATAATGGATGTGTGAGCAGGAAAGTCCCAAGACCAGGCATCCTTGGGAAGCCGACATATGTTACTTTTGTCGCCACAAAATGTACTGAAATTCTGGGAACTCGTTGAATCATTAATATTGCAACTCCATTTGGGTTCTGCGTCCGTAAAGACGCTGATGAAGACCTGTTGAGCGTCGAAAAACCATGCAATGGACACAAGCGTGGTTTGGAGAAACTGCATCCACCCAAAGTCTCCGATGCAATATTCAATAGTGTCGTCCAGGGAAGGGTACCGGCGATGCTTTTGCGGCGATGGAGTCTCGGACGGATCATTATGGGAGAGTAGAGCATTCGAGTCCATCGTTTTCCTTTATACATTTGTCAGTTCCCAAGCGCAGACAGTTGCATATATAGTGAAGTACTTAATGTTCATTATTAAttattctcaaaaaaaaaattgttcattattaattactttttttaaaaaatgttttcgAAACagtatttattaattatttaccAGAAGAATCCTATCTTCGTTTGGTACGAAAAGATTGGACATATTATCGAGACCATGTTCCTTACTAACTCCTAGCCAGAGAGATAAGATTAAAAACTATATATACTAGGTGTCAAAACAGAAATTCTTACAATATCATCCAGGTAGGGGGGTGAGACTATGTCTTCTCCAAGTGCACCATAGTCCTTAGATGATGTAGAGCACATATGATAACATGTGGGATCCACATGTTATTATGTGGGTCTTTCCTTGATTCAAGAACTTAACTCCACCGGGTGTAGCACACCTGATATAGCATAGTTTCACCCACGTACGAGTTAATTTTGTGACATGATGTTTCATCAAACTCGATCAGATTCATGAAAGATAATATTTTATGTCATAATGTTATTTTTCAGTTTAAGTATAAATCGGATCGATCTTACGAATCAAGATCTATGAAATTATCTCACGTATAAGATGGGAAAAAaggaaattttgagaaattatgaaacgataaaaatattaaatatgaataCGCAAGTTGATTCGCAAATTTCCGAGACGACGGGGGCTTACAAATTTGggaatattatatttttgaatAATGCAGAATGTAAACtattacttttttttaaagataataattgTTTTGATTCACCCACAAATTTATCCTTGTTGAACAAAGCATATATacacattattattatattaattaaataattacttctaaaatttgtaattatataGAAAgccttgatatatatatataattttttaaaaaacttgaaATGACGAAATTAAAGTTTCAGGATCAAGTAATATAAGCTGATCAAGTATGCATTGCTCTGACTCTGAGCTTaagtgtaaattttttttttagttttcaaTATGATTCATTCAATAAATTAACAACAAAGAAActcatagattttgggattcgGTTGGAAAGAGTAATTTGGTTTTGGGAAATGACTCTGaatatcataatattttattttcttagattattattatttattgataTTGATACACAAAAGTACGCTGGAGTACTGTACGTACGTGTAACGTGTTTGACTATGCTTAAAATGATTAACCATGAATTGACTACGTTGTTTCATAACTTTAATTAGTTAATATGGGCACGAATGGTACAAATATATATGGGTGCGAGACGTGatatatattcttttcttttttttttctttttttttatcggGAGTttgttatttgatattgcaGGTCTCTGTTGTATTATATTTAGATATTGATATCGTAtgaaatataaattattgtctgtaaatttttttttagtaaaCTATAGAGTGATAGAGTCATGGAGATATGTTTTGTGTT comes from Henckelia pumila isolate YLH828 chromosome 4, ASM3356847v2, whole genome shotgun sequence and encodes:
- the LOC140866857 gene encoding uncharacterized protein; its protein translation is MSLLWEKSQTWRWLVRKTRDSKPFFFAFATVCGVVPGVIGYCVMQFTNSSNPELEAKLRQSARPDSMMMGRVNQERLAEYLAELKRKEDTNDRYVAALRGETLTRNPYQRIQQIPKPSGELRKDQK
- the LOC140894373 gene encoding NAC domain-containing protein 86-like, with the protein product MGAMTLPPGFRFHPTDEELVAYYLDRKISGGIIELDVIPEVDLYKCEPWDLPDKSLLPSKDMEWYFYSPRDRKYPNGLRTNRATRAGYWKATGKDRAVHSGKRAVGMKKTLVYYKGRAPHGIRTDWVMHEYRLLHFASGAESPLQDSYALCRVFKKNMVIVPKPKETLDQLSRDNYDNISSAETSRDETAYDENIIKDHEMSSKFHPSSSSELTQGTTTPMISADDHLFPHYFKSHEVNSSANQFYFPELDNISNFISQDARIPSNIYSAGMEVETPCPPLALEDFPEIDLATANSISEYMSCDRFRTTATTLEDIFSICNNFSYQN
- the LOC140894374 gene encoding organic cation/carnitine transporter 3, yielding MDSNALLSHNDPSETPSPQKHRRYPSLDDTIEYCIGDFGWMQFLQTTLVSIAWFFDAQQVFISVFTDAEPKWSCNINDSTSSQNFSTFCGDKSNICRLPKDAWSWDFPAHTSIISEWSLECAGSVTMGLPASSFFLGCLAGGFTLAILADSRLGRKNMLVSSCLLMSVTGMLTACSMNVWMYAGLRFLSGLGRSTIGTCALVLAAERVGKRWREKVGILGFIYFTLGFLSLPAMAFLLKGSSWRLMYIWSCFPAIIYSFLAYFLVRESPRWLFIEGRKDEFAATVRSMAVHESNLTKSFIDGCMQWPEEIKPRETDIYAAMKILLRKGWALRQLLAVMVVGFGIGMIYYGMPLGLGNLSFDLYLSVTLNAASEFPASLITFLLIGKLNRKVSVLGLSMLSGICSVACVLVSRKGVQMGLELVSFFSACTAFNVVLIYTLELFPTCVRNSAVSMVRQALVVGGVLSPVLVAAGRKNNGFMSYGVFGVTVSLCGLFVLWLPETRGRKLCDTMEEEEEN